From a single Osmerus mordax isolate fOsmMor3 chromosome 14, fOsmMor3.pri, whole genome shotgun sequence genomic region:
- the rad23b gene encoding UV excision repair protein RAD23 homolog B: MQITLKTLQQQTFKIDIDGEETVKTLKEKIENEKGKDGFPVAGQKLIYAGKILNDDTALKEYKIDEKNFVVVMVAKPKAAPAAAQPVAASSSSSTTTPTTPSASSAAPDNTPEGAPKEDKPAEEAPATTAPASTPTSSSGLLTNVNIFEEATSALVTGQSYENMVTEMMLMGYEREQVVAALRASFNNPDRAVEYLLTGIPAEGEGHAGPDPVAAPGGGTAGLSAGSITSPSSTAPSTGGNPLEFLSDQPQFLIMRQLIQQNPSLLPALLQQIGRENPQLLQQISRHQERFIQMLNEPTPEAGGQGGGGGGGGGGGGGGVGGGGGGGGGVSEAGGGNPMNYIQVTPQEKEAIERLKALGFPEGLVIQAYFACEKNENLAANFLLQQNFDDD, translated from the exons ATGCAGATTACGTTGAAAACCCTCCAACAACAAACGTTTAAAATCGACATTGACGGAGAAGAGACG gtgaAAACCTTGAAAGAGAAGATTGAGAATGAGAAAGGGAAGGACGGTTTTCCAGTGGCAGGACAGAAGTTGATATATGCAG GCAAGATCTTAAATGATGACACAGCTCTCAAGGAGTACAAGATCGACGAGAAGAATtttgtggttgtcatggtgGCCAAG CCTAAAGCGGCCCCAGCAGCTGCCCAGCCTGtcgctgcctcctcctcctccagcactacAACTCCTACaaccccctctgcctcctcggCGGCCCCAGACAACACTCCGGAGGGGGCCCCCAAGGAGGACAAGCCAGCCGAGGAAGCCCCTGCCACCACTGCCCCCGCCAGCACACCCACCag ctcctctggtctcttgACAAACGTGAACATATTCGAAGAGGCCACATCTGCTCTGG TGACAGGCCAGTCCTATGAGAACATGGTGACTGAGATGATGCTGATGGGCtatgagagagagcaggtggtgGCGGCCCTCAGGGCCAGCTTCAACAACCCAGACAGAGCTGTGGAGTACCTGCTCACG GGGATCCCTGCGGAGGGTGAGGGCCACGCAGGGCCAGACCCAGTGGCAGCGCCTGGGGGAGGGACTGCAGGGCTGTCTGCCGGAAgcatcacctccccctccagcacagCCCCCAGCACAGGAG gcAACCCCCTGGAGTTCCTGAGCGACCAGCCGCAGTTCCTGATCATGAGGCAGCTCATCCAGCAGAACCCCAGCCTGCTGCCTGCCCTACTGCAGCAGATAGGCAGGGAGAACCCTCAGCTGCTCCAG cAAATCAGTCGGCACCAGGAGCGTTTCATCCAGATGCTTAATGAGCCTACCCCAGAggcaggaggccagggaggaggaggaggaggtggtggcggtgggggaggaggaggagttggcggtggtggtggaggaggaggaggagtctcaGAGGCCGGAGGAGGAAACCCCATGAACTACATCCAGGTCACACCCCAGGAGAAGGAGGCCATTGAGAGG CTAAAAGCCTTAGGGTTCCCAGAAGGACTTGTTATACAAGCCTACTTCGCCTGTGAGAAGAATGAAAACTTGGCCGCAAACTTCCTTTTACAACAGAACTTTGATGATGATTAA